The following are encoded together in the Pectobacterium wasabiae CFBP 3304 genome:
- a CDS encoding O-acetylhomoserine aminocarboxypropyltransferase/cysteine synthase family protein: protein MKLESLALHHGYESEATTKSAAVPIYQTTSYTFDDTQHGADLFDLKVAGNIYSRIMNPTNAVLEQRLAAIEGGVGALVLSSGMAAISYSLQALTQVGDNIVSTSQLYGGTYNLFAHTLPRQGVEVRMASFDDFTTLESLIDERTRAVFCESIGNPAGNIVDIAKIAEIAHRHGVPVIVDNTVATPVLCRPFEHGADIVVHSLTKYIGGHGTTIGGAIIDSGKFDWVANKARFPLLNEPDPSYHGVVYTEAFGPAAYIGRCRVVPLRNTGAALSPHSTFLLLQGLETLSLRIERHCSNAEALAGYLNQHPLVTWVNYGALPDSPYKANCDKITSGKASGIISFGIKGGKASGGHFIDALKMILRLVNIGDAKSLACHPASTTHRQLNAEELAKAGVSEDLVRISVGIEHIDDIIADVAQALEASQKE from the coding sequence ATGAAACTTGAATCCCTCGCGCTACATCACGGTTATGAATCTGAAGCGACAACGAAGTCCGCCGCTGTGCCGATTTATCAGACAACCTCTTACACCTTTGATGACACGCAACACGGTGCCGATCTATTTGATCTGAAGGTGGCAGGCAATATCTATAGCCGTATTATGAACCCGACAAATGCGGTGCTGGAACAGCGACTGGCGGCCATTGAAGGCGGGGTTGGTGCGCTGGTACTGTCGTCCGGCATGGCGGCAATTAGCTATTCGCTTCAGGCACTCACGCAGGTTGGGGACAATATCGTCAGCACCAGCCAGTTGTATGGCGGCACCTATAACCTGTTTGCTCACACATTGCCGCGTCAGGGGGTTGAGGTACGGATGGCCTCTTTCGATGATTTTACGACGCTGGAATCGCTGATTGATGAACGCACTCGCGCGGTTTTCTGTGAGTCGATCGGGAATCCGGCGGGTAATATCGTGGATATTGCCAAAATCGCGGAGATTGCACATCGTCATGGTGTTCCGGTTATTGTCGATAACACGGTGGCGACGCCTGTGCTGTGCCGACCTTTTGAGCACGGCGCAGATATCGTCGTCCACTCGCTGACCAAGTATATTGGCGGTCATGGCACTACGATCGGCGGGGCGATTATCGATTCTGGCAAGTTTGACTGGGTTGCGAATAAAGCGCGTTTCCCGTTGCTGAATGAGCCCGATCCTTCTTACCACGGAGTGGTGTATACCGAAGCCTTCGGTCCGGCGGCCTATATTGGGCGCTGCCGCGTAGTGCCGCTGCGCAATACTGGCGCGGCGCTTTCCCCTCATAGCACGTTCTTGTTGTTGCAGGGACTGGAAACCCTCAGCCTGCGTATCGAACGCCATTGCAGCAATGCGGAGGCGCTGGCTGGTTACCTGAATCAGCATCCGCTGGTGACGTGGGTGAATTATGGCGCATTGCCGGATAGCCCATACAAAGCGAACTGCGACAAAATTACCTCAGGTAAAGCATCCGGGATTATCAGCTTTGGCATCAAAGGCGGGAAAGCATCGGGTGGTCATTTTATTGATGCGCTGAAGATGATCTTACGACTGGTCAATATTGGTGATGCCAAATCGCTTGCATGCCATCCAGCAAGTACCACGCATCGGCAGTTGAATGCGGAAGAGTTGGCGAAGGCGGGAGTGAGTGAGGATCTGGTTAGAATTTCAGTGGGTATTGAGCACATTGACGACATCATCGCAGATGTGGCACAAGCGCTGGAAGCTTCACAGAAAGAGTAA
- a CDS encoding L,D-transpeptidase family protein, whose product MSIRAIFTLVLAAAAFSQAAFAVVYPLPAANSRLIGENLEITVPGDSTLPLEHFAAQFQMGLSNIMEANPDADVYLPVPGSKMVIPHQLILPDAPREGIVINSAEMRLYYYPKGSKTVVVLPIGIGELGKDTPINWTTSVQRKKAGPTWTPTAKMHAEYAARGETLKAVFPAGPDNPMGLYALYIGNLYAIHGTNANFGIGLRVSHGCVRLRADDIKYLFNNVPVGTRVQFINEPVKATVEPDGSRYVEVHNPLSRTVEEFHSDSPAPISMTPKVSKVLADASVNTSEVDQAIQRRSGMPTKINGLIEEVSPAIPVESVAAPVTPEAQSQDSLNAEQNAAPVESQTTTEANANRS is encoded by the coding sequence ATGAGTATTCGCGCGATCTTTACTTTAGTTCTTGCAGCCGCCGCATTCAGCCAGGCCGCTTTTGCCGTTGTTTATCCTCTGCCTGCGGCTAACAGCCGACTAATAGGCGAGAATCTGGAAATCACCGTACCGGGAGATAGCACGCTGCCGTTGGAGCATTTTGCAGCACAGTTTCAAATGGGGCTGAGCAACATCATGGAAGCCAACCCGGATGCGGACGTCTATCTGCCCGTTCCCGGCAGCAAAATGGTGATTCCTCATCAGTTAATTCTGCCAGACGCACCGCGTGAAGGCATTGTCATTAACAGCGCAGAAATGCGTCTGTACTATTACCCGAAAGGCTCCAAGACAGTGGTGGTGCTACCGATCGGTATTGGTGAGTTAGGTAAAGATACGCCGATTAACTGGACAACCTCTGTTCAGCGCAAGAAAGCGGGTCCAACCTGGACGCCAACCGCGAAGATGCATGCAGAGTATGCCGCACGCGGTGAAACGCTGAAAGCCGTGTTCCCAGCAGGCCCGGATAACCCGATGGGGCTGTACGCGCTGTACATCGGTAACCTGTACGCCATCCACGGCACTAACGCCAATTTTGGTATTGGCCTGCGCGTCAGCCACGGCTGTGTTCGTCTGCGTGCTGATGATATTAAATATCTGTTCAACAACGTTCCGGTCGGTACACGCGTTCAGTTCATCAATGAGCCAGTGAAAGCCACCGTTGAGCCAGATGGTTCACGCTATGTCGAAGTTCACAATCCGTTGTCTCGCACAGTAGAAGAGTTCCATTCTGATTCTCCAGCACCGATCAGCATGACGCCAAAAGTGAGCAAGGTTCTGGCCGATGCCAGCGTGAACACCAGCGAAGTCGATCAGGCAATCCAGAGACGCTCTGGCATGCCGACCAAAATCAATGGTTTGATCGAAGAAGTCTCGCCGGCGATCCCGGTTGAATCTGTTGCTGCACCTGTCACTCCAGAAGCACAGTCACAAGACAGCCTAAATGCGGAACAAAACGCAGCCCCTGTTGAGTCACAAACGACGACAGAGGCCAACGCCAACCGTTCGTAA
- a CDS encoding mannitol dehydrogenase family protein, whose product MTDKIKNIATCELPASVQFPLYDRRALKPRIVHIGFGAFHRAHQALLTDRVLNKVEGDWGICEVVLFSDDTMINALRQQDHLFTVLEKAATGNQPIVVGAVCESLHAKIEGIDAIIEKLAAPETAIVSLTITEKGYCMDGSSGKLDRANKLIQQDLADPRRPASVPGLLAEALRLRHERGIAPFTVLSCDNVPENGKTAKAAVLESAGINDQSLIEWIKINVSFPNTMVDRIVPAATPEALQEIADHLGVTDPCAIACEPFIQWVIEDRFTAGRPEWEKAGVQLVHDVLPFEEMKLRMLNGSHSFLAYLGYLAGYNHVSDCMNDENYRRAVSHLMLLEQAPTLSVVDIDLKDYAVQLLARFSNPALKHRTWQIAMDGSQKLPQRMLESLRWHVRNGGDYRALALGIAGWMRYVSGKDDAGNPIEIRDPLADKLGHIVSETSDSAERVSAFLNIRSIFGEDLPVNHDVFNAIAQAYLKLRDHGAKNTVAALIHDVK is encoded by the coding sequence ATGACTGATAAAATAAAAAATATCGCCACCTGTGAATTGCCTGCCAGCGTCCAATTCCCTCTCTACGATCGTCGGGCGCTAAAGCCGCGTATCGTCCATATCGGTTTTGGCGCTTTTCATCGCGCTCATCAGGCGCTGCTCACCGATCGCGTTCTGAATAAGGTGGAAGGAGACTGGGGGATTTGTGAGGTCGTGTTATTCAGCGACGACACCATGATCAATGCATTGCGACAGCAGGATCACCTGTTTACCGTGCTGGAAAAAGCCGCAACGGGCAACCAACCGATTGTCGTCGGTGCTGTGTGTGAATCGCTACATGCCAAAATAGAAGGCATTGATGCCATTATTGAGAAACTTGCCGCACCAGAAACCGCCATCGTCTCCCTGACAATTACCGAAAAAGGCTATTGTATGGACGGTTCGAGCGGCAAATTGGATCGTGCCAATAAACTGATTCAACAGGATCTCGCCGATCCGCGTCGTCCTGCCTCCGTACCAGGATTGCTAGCGGAAGCACTGCGCTTGCGCCACGAACGCGGGATTGCGCCATTCACCGTACTCTCCTGTGATAACGTGCCAGAGAATGGTAAAACGGCCAAAGCTGCCGTACTGGAATCAGCAGGAATCAACGATCAGAGTCTGATCGAGTGGATCAAGATTAATGTTTCCTTCCCAAATACGATGGTGGATCGCATTGTTCCTGCGGCAACGCCAGAAGCATTGCAGGAAATTGCAGACCACCTTGGTGTTACCGATCCCTGTGCGATAGCCTGTGAGCCGTTTATTCAATGGGTGATCGAAGATCGTTTCACCGCCGGACGTCCCGAATGGGAAAAAGCGGGCGTACAGCTAGTACATGATGTCCTGCCGTTTGAAGAAATGAAACTGCGCATGTTGAACGGCAGCCACTCATTTTTAGCCTATCTTGGCTATCTCGCCGGGTATAATCACGTCAGCGATTGTATGAACGACGAGAACTATCGTCGGGCGGTGTCTCATCTCATGTTATTGGAGCAGGCACCGACACTCAGCGTGGTGGATATCGATCTGAAAGACTACGCCGTTCAGTTGCTTGCTCGTTTTTCCAACCCAGCGCTCAAACATCGGACTTGGCAAATTGCAATGGACGGTTCACAGAAGCTGCCTCAACGCATGTTGGAATCGCTACGTTGGCATGTGCGTAATGGAGGAGACTATCGTGCTCTGGCATTGGGGATCGCGGGTTGGATGCGCTATGTCAGCGGAAAAGATGATGCGGGCAACCCGATCGAAATTCGCGATCCGTTGGCTGACAAGCTTGGGCACATCGTTTCGGAAACCTCAGATAGTGCCGAACGGGTCAGTGCGTTTCTCAATATTCGTTCTATTTTCGGCGAGGACCTGCCAGTAAACCACGATGTATTCAATGCCATCGCACAGGCTTATCTGAAGCTGCGCGATCACGGCGCAAAGAACACCGTGGCCGCACTGATACACGACGTTAAATAA
- a CDS encoding MFS transporter, which translates to MNKPISFKHTFCYGSANLLGSGALAISGAWLMYFYTTFCGLTLVQAAAIFSVASIIDAISNPIMGYISDNFYNTRIGRRFGRRRFFILLGAPLVLVYPMLWVEGFGFWYYLATYVLFELIYTSIMVPYETLATEMTSDFKLRSKLTGSKAIFGKIANFLAAFIPGQFIAVYGKDSATPFFYTGLVYGAIMCTAMIALYMTSWERPVNEIVRESTSSLWQAMKKLSVDMASTFRLRIFRKHLGMYLFGFGAEWLFASAFTYFIVFGLKQNTALVSHLNSFSSVMQLISTAAFIGICVKMGFARPFRLALMVVIVSVLAYAALYFANWSEDMTIFVLFAITAVFGLSTGGIYYIPWTVYTFLADVDEVLTGRRREGIYAGAMTFAGKMVRSVIVFAMGWTLSQFGFVSGQSVQPESAVQAIVGVFSLGVIALALVAIYYTTQMKLDRKNHGILLEEIARIKAGGAISDIPPHARAVAEELTGWEYEKCWGNNPLGVQSEETKPQVATAQH; encoded by the coding sequence ATGAATAAACCAATCTCTTTTAAACACACCTTCTGCTACGGCAGTGCAAACCTGCTTGGCAGTGGCGCGCTCGCTATCAGCGGCGCATGGCTGATGTACTTTTACACCACATTTTGTGGATTAACATTGGTTCAAGCTGCTGCTATTTTCTCCGTCGCCAGCATCATTGATGCTATCAGTAACCCGATCATGGGGTACATCAGCGATAACTTCTACAACACCCGTATTGGTCGCCGATTTGGACGCCGACGCTTCTTTATTTTGCTGGGTGCCCCTTTGGTTCTGGTCTACCCCATGCTGTGGGTTGAAGGCTTTGGCTTCTGGTACTATCTGGCGACATACGTGCTGTTCGAGCTGATTTATACCTCGATCATGGTGCCGTATGAAACGCTGGCTACCGAAATGACCTCTGACTTTAAACTGCGCTCTAAGCTGACAGGTTCTAAAGCCATTTTCGGTAAAATCGCCAACTTTCTGGCAGCATTCATTCCAGGACAGTTTATTGCCGTCTACGGTAAAGACTCTGCGACCCCCTTCTTCTACACCGGTCTGGTCTATGGTGCCATTATGTGTACTGCGATGATCGCACTGTATATGACATCCTGGGAGCGTCCGGTAAACGAAATCGTCCGTGAAAGCACATCCAGCCTGTGGCAGGCCATGAAAAAACTGAGCGTAGATATGGCCTCCACCTTCCGCCTGCGTATTTTCCGCAAGCATCTGGGGATGTACCTGTTTGGCTTCGGCGCTGAATGGCTTTTCGCTTCCGCATTTACCTACTTCATCGTCTTTGGCCTGAAACAGAATACGGCGCTGGTGTCACACCTCAACAGTTTCAGCTCGGTCATGCAGCTAATTTCTACCGCAGCCTTCATCGGTATTTGCGTGAAAATGGGCTTTGCACGGCCGTTCCGTCTGGCACTGATGGTGGTGATTGTCAGCGTATTGGCCTATGCCGCGCTCTATTTTGCGAACTGGTCAGAAGACATGACTATCTTCGTCCTGTTTGCCATTACCGCGGTATTTGGCTTGAGCACTGGCGGTATCTACTACATTCCCTGGACGGTTTATACCTTCCTGGCCGATGTGGATGAAGTCCTGACCGGACGTCGCCGTGAGGGTATTTACGCAGGTGCAATGACGTTTGCTGGCAAAATGGTACGTTCCGTCATTGTCTTCGCAATGGGCTGGACGCTGAGCCAATTCGGCTTTGTCTCTGGGCAATCTGTACAGCCGGAATCTGCCGTGCAGGCGATTGTTGGCGTGTTCTCACTGGGCGTTATCGCTCTGGCGCTGGTAGCAATTTACTACACGACGCAGATGAAGCTGGATCGTAAGAACCACGGCATTCTGCTAGAAGAGATTGCACGTATCAAAGCGGGTGGAGCCATTAGTGATATACCGCCTCATGCTCGCGCTGTTGCGGAAGAGTTGACGGGTTGGGAATATGAGAAGTGCTGGGGTAACAACCCGTTAGGTGTTCAGTCAGAAGAGACAAAACCACAGGTTGCGACGGCACAGCATTAA
- a CDS encoding FecR domain-containing protein: MISSITSSIPKDVLYAAAEWYATLYDEDCSEHDRQTWQRWLHQDEAHRLAWQQVEQVHARFHAVDSQLASSVLSKRGEERRRILKLLVIASMTGGVGFSLPWESYAADYRTGKGETRELSIETGMTLWLNTDSALNQQGDPALSQPLTFQLIKGELMLDNQTAHAVRLTTPHGDLTAAAHSCQLALRYTSTHSVLSVFRGEVLLQTAVPAAQRVIAGQQVIFTRDKCSEPAPAESFRQSWRKGQLVADGMPLGQFINEISRYHNGYFHVDSAVANLRISGVFPLQETDRLLDAVTRTLPVKVTTRFSWWIDIRPS, from the coding sequence ATGATTTCCTCTATCACATCCTCTATTCCGAAAGACGTTCTTTATGCCGCCGCTGAGTGGTATGCCACGCTGTATGACGAAGACTGTTCCGAACACGATCGCCAGACATGGCAGCGTTGGTTACATCAAGATGAAGCCCATCGGCTTGCCTGGCAGCAGGTTGAACAGGTTCATGCTCGCTTCCATGCGGTAGACAGCCAATTAGCCTCTTCGGTGTTGAGCAAGCGGGGTGAAGAACGCCGACGCATACTCAAATTGTTGGTGATTGCGAGCATGACTGGCGGCGTAGGTTTTAGCCTGCCGTGGGAAAGCTATGCTGCGGATTACCGTACCGGGAAGGGAGAAACCCGTGAGCTCAGCATCGAAACGGGGATGACCCTCTGGCTCAATACGGATTCGGCATTGAATCAGCAGGGCGACCCCGCGTTGTCTCAGCCGCTGACGTTTCAATTGATCAAAGGTGAATTGATGCTGGACAACCAAACAGCTCATGCAGTCAGGTTGACCACCCCGCATGGCGATCTCACCGCCGCGGCGCACTCTTGCCAATTGGCGCTACGCTATACGTCCACTCATAGCGTGCTCTCTGTTTTTCGCGGTGAGGTTTTGCTACAAACGGCAGTGCCTGCCGCGCAGCGCGTGATAGCAGGGCAGCAGGTTATTTTTACCCGTGACAAATGCAGCGAACCCGCACCCGCTGAGAGTTTCCGCCAGAGTTGGCGCAAGGGGCAACTGGTCGCGGATGGCATGCCGCTAGGGCAGTTCATCAATGAAATTTCCCGCTATCACAATGGGTATTTTCATGTAGATTCTGCTGTTGCGAATCTACGGATTTCGGGCGTTTTTCCGCTACAAGAGACCGATCGCCTACTTGATGCAGTGACACGGACGCTACCCGTGAAGGTAACAACGCGTTTTTCCTGGTGGATTGATATCCGTCCGAGCTAA
- a CDS encoding deaminated glutathione amidase yields MKVALGQFAVDREWQQNAKTIAEFMSAAQQNGADLLVLPEGVLARDITNPNMVLTAAQPLDGPFVSHLLEASKGSDMTTMLCVHIPNDEGKVWNTLLALRNGEIIAQYRKLHLYDAFSVQESENVLAGEVIPPLLTIAGLNVGLMTCYDIRFPELARRLVLDGADVLVLPSAWIKGPLKEAHWELLVRARALENTTYLVAVGECGAKNIGNSMVVDPLGVVVVQAPETPALIYADIQPERLAHARQVLPVLANRRFTKPMLEGES; encoded by the coding sequence ATGAAAGTCGCGCTGGGACAATTCGCCGTTGACCGCGAATGGCAACAAAACGCCAAGACAATCGCCGAATTTATGTCGGCAGCACAGCAAAACGGTGCCGATCTGCTGGTGCTGCCTGAAGGTGTGCTGGCTCGCGATATCACCAACCCCAACATGGTGCTCACCGCCGCCCAACCGCTTGATGGCCCGTTTGTGTCGCATCTGCTGGAGGCCAGCAAAGGTAGTGACATGACAACCATGCTGTGTGTGCATATTCCAAATGACGAAGGGAAAGTCTGGAATACACTGCTGGCACTGCGCAACGGCGAGATCATCGCTCAATACCGAAAGCTGCATCTGTATGATGCGTTTTCCGTACAGGAATCGGAAAACGTTCTGGCAGGTGAAGTCATTCCGCCATTATTGACCATCGCTGGATTGAACGTCGGGCTGATGACCTGCTATGACATTCGCTTCCCTGAGCTCGCACGCCGTCTGGTGTTGGATGGCGCAGACGTACTCGTACTCCCTTCCGCCTGGATTAAGGGGCCGCTGAAAGAAGCGCACTGGGAGCTACTGGTGCGCGCAAGAGCACTGGAAAACACCACCTATCTCGTTGCCGTTGGCGAATGCGGCGCCAAGAATATCGGCAACAGCATGGTCGTCGATCCCTTAGGCGTTGTCGTGGTTCAGGCACCGGAAACTCCGGCGCTCATCTATGCCGACATTCAGCCAGAACGGCTGGCACATGCCCGTCAGGTTCTTCCGGTACTCGCTAATCGACGTTTTACAAAACCCATGCTGGAAGGGGAAAGCTGA
- the cybB gene encoding cytochrome b561 has translation MKGKFAPSQIALHWLVFMLLVVTYATIELRGFAERGSLLRTVMIVTHFSCGVAILVLMLARLLLRHRHASPAITPPPSRLQNLLGSLTHAVIYLLFIALPILGVASRYYNGRDWMLFGISMPTSATPNFDLAETLIGWHETLAPLGYWLIALHTAAALFHHYVMKDNTLLRMMPAKRN, from the coding sequence ATGAAGGGAAAGTTCGCACCATCGCAGATTGCACTGCACTGGCTGGTTTTTATGTTGCTCGTTGTCACCTACGCGACGATAGAACTACGTGGATTTGCTGAACGAGGTTCGTTGCTACGCACCGTGATGATTGTTACGCATTTTAGCTGTGGCGTAGCCATATTGGTTCTGATGCTGGCCCGCCTGTTGTTACGCCATCGCCATGCCTCGCCTGCGATTACGCCACCGCCGTCCCGTTTGCAGAATTTGCTGGGTTCACTCACTCACGCCGTTATTTATCTGCTGTTTATCGCTCTGCCGATACTGGGCGTTGCCTCACGCTATTACAACGGCCGCGACTGGATGCTTTTTGGTATCAGTATGCCAACATCCGCTACGCCGAATTTCGACCTTGCTGAAACGCTGATTGGCTGGCATGAAACGTTGGCACCGTTAGGGTACTGGCTCATTGCCCTGCACACCGCCGCCGCCCTGTTCCATCACTACGTCATGAAAGACAACACGCTGCTGCGCATGATGCCAGCCAAGCGCAATTAA
- a CDS encoding AI-2E family transporter, producing MQLLNLKQARLLSFFFIMGGLFILLPLRLLACFIAGFLVYEIVNLLTPYFQRVISGKRARWIVVAVISTLVVSLLSLLFGSLVGLLMQEMKDTAAFNVRIGYILNDIQQQIVHYLPGYLPVSIEELQHELLQWVQAHIVMLQNMGKSFLHGFVTMLIGMVLGAIVSLYNVDQDTEKPLLKAELLRRVSLLSASFRNIVFAQVKISAVNTVLSAIFILGALPLFGVHLPFAKTLVVLTFVFGLLPVIGNLISNSIVFLSGLSLSLPIALVALVYLMLIHKFEYFLNAQIVGTRIKAHAWEILLAMLVFEAAFGLSGVIAAPIYYAYLKSELKEAALI from the coding sequence ATGCAGTTACTGAACCTGAAACAAGCTCGCCTGCTGAGCTTTTTCTTTATTATGGGTGGCTTGTTTATATTGCTGCCTTTACGCCTGCTGGCCTGCTTTATTGCCGGTTTTTTGGTGTATGAAATTGTCAATTTGCTGACCCCCTATTTTCAACGGGTCATCAGCGGTAAACGTGCCCGCTGGATTGTGGTTGCGGTGATCAGCACGCTGGTAGTCAGTTTGTTGAGTCTCTTGTTTGGCAGCTTGGTCGGATTGTTGATGCAAGAAATGAAGGATACCGCCGCGTTCAACGTGCGCATTGGCTATATCCTTAATGACATCCAGCAGCAAATTGTTCACTACTTGCCGGGGTATCTGCCGGTCAGTATTGAAGAGCTTCAGCATGAGTTGTTGCAATGGGTTCAGGCGCACATTGTGATGTTGCAGAACATGGGGAAAAGTTTCCTGCATGGATTTGTGACAATGCTCATCGGTATGGTGCTTGGGGCGATAGTCTCACTTTATAACGTCGATCAGGACACGGAAAAACCATTACTGAAAGCGGAATTGCTACGTCGGGTTTCGCTGCTGTCGGCATCGTTTCGCAATATTGTTTTTGCCCAGGTGAAAATTTCTGCGGTTAACACAGTGCTGTCTGCTATTTTTATTCTTGGTGCTCTGCCGCTGTTCGGTGTTCATCTACCGTTTGCCAAAACGCTGGTGGTGCTCACCTTTGTTTTTGGCTTGCTACCGGTTATCGGTAACCTGATTTCCAACTCGATCGTTTTTCTGTCTGGTTTATCCCTTTCGTTGCCGATCGCGTTGGTTGCACTGGTGTATTTGATGCTGATTCACAAGTTTGAGTATTTCCTGAATGCACAAATTGTCGGGACGAGGATTAAAGCACATGCGTGGGAAATCCTATTAGCGATGTTGGTATTTGAAGCGGCATTCGGCTTGTCTGGTGTCATTGCCGCCCCGATATACTACGCCTACCTGAAAAGTGAATTGAAAGAAGCCGCGCTGATTTAA